A stretch of DNA from Plectropomus leopardus isolate mb unplaced genomic scaffold, YSFRI_Pleo_2.0 unplaced_scaffold20329, whole genome shotgun sequence:
TCATACAATTTTTATAAAAGCAGGacacttttaaaattatttttaatgttttaggaTACTTTTGAAATGGCTGGTCATTAATCAAGAGTGTTACTGTGATGTTTAACTTCACTCTCCATCTTACAGTTtgtccatgttttgttttttttttcaaaatacacacaattttGAGATAattctgtatgtgtgttacaGTGGCGTGGCGAAGGCCTGGTCGTGGGCTCACTTCGGTCAGGGTTCAGGCCCGATCCTGCTCGATGCTGTGAAGTGCACGGGAAACGAGCTCTTCTTGGAGCAGTGTCCCCATGGCGACTGGGAGCAGCACAACTGTGACCACATGGAGGATGCTGGGGTCTCCTGCAGCCCTTATACAGGTACATCTACAGTGCACACACACGGGGCACTGTACACACTGATGGGCTTCAAGCGGCTATTTATAACCCCtaaacatcaataaatcattacTGCATGAAGCGGCAGCATCCTCTCTGTGACATGCAGAAACAGGATTTACGGGAGCTGAACGCTAACAAAACTATTGGCCTGAAAACAGCTACAATACATCAAACTAATATAAGATTAATAATTGATCTGAAAATGATACATTAACATTAGCAtctataaaaaaagaattttgcCTAATGACGATTGCATAAACGATTTTTGGAGTCAAGTCAAGTGTATGTGCCTTTAATCACATTTGCAGGCTTAATAAAGGCCCCAATATGAAACTGTTTCAGACGGTGTGGTGCGTCTGGTTGGAGGAGACAGTCCCTGGGAGGGTCGGGTTGAAGTTTTCCACAACGGCG
This window harbors:
- the LOC121965518 gene encoding neurotrypsin-like, producing GVAKAWSWAHFGQGSGPILLDAVKCTGNELFLEQCPHGDWEQHNCDHMEDAGVSCSPYTDGVVRLVGGDSPWEGRVEVFHNGDWGTVCDDHWTQHHAEVVCRQLGYRYGNSLER